From a single Leptidea sinapis chromosome 1, ilLepSina1.1, whole genome shotgun sequence genomic region:
- the LOC126968959 gene encoding DNA excision repair protein ERCC-1 has product MDLDDGFDELLAQISEPTSPKKQKLETEQPSTSKEIATKSSASKSHCVLVNQKQRGNPLLKFIVSVPWEFDDIVPDYEIGKTICILFLSVRYHNLNPDYINNRLKELGKKYDLRVLLLQIDLKDPHAALKNLTRICLLTDMTLMLAWSPEEAAKIIENYKIYENKPPDTIMEKIENDPHLKIVNALTSIKPVNKTDAMTLITRFGTLENIIKATENILADCPGFGATKARKLYKALHEPFLKAGIPAKEDPFDGDINLEDVEEAENKVNS; this is encoded by the exons ATGGACTTAGATGACGGATTTGATGAATTGTTAGCACAAATTTCAGAACCAACCTCACCCAAAAagcaaaaacttgaaacagaaCAGCCAA GTACATCCAAAGAAATTGCTACAAAGTCATCCGCTTCTAAAAGTCACTGTGTTTTAGTCAATCAAAAACAG cgTGGCAATCCTCTGTTGAAATTCATTGTCAGTGTTCCTTGGGAGTTTGATGATATTGTACCCGATTATGAAATTGGAAAAACAATATGTATCCTCTTTCTCTCAGTACGATATCACAACTTGAACcctgattatataaataacagaCTCAAGGAATTAGGAAAGAAATATGATTTGAGAGTTCTTCTTCTTCAG ATAGATTTGAAAGATcctcatgccgccttgaagaaTCTTACGAGGATCTGTCTCCTCACTGACATGACTCTCATGCTTGCCTGGAGCCCTGAGGAAGCTGCCAAGATTATTGAGAATTATAAGATTTATGAAAACAAACCACCCGACACGATTATGGAGAAAATTGAGAATGATCCTCACCTAAAG ATTGTAAACGCGCTAACATCGATTAAGCCAGTTAACAAAACAGATGCAATGACGTTAATAACAAGATTCGGCACAttggaaaatataattaaagcaACAGAGAATATACTAGCAGACTGTCCCGGTTTCGGAGCAACTAAAGCTAGGAAACTGTATAAAGCTTTACATGAACCATTCTTAAAGGCAGGAATACCAGCTAAAGAAGATCCCTTTGATGGTGATATTAATTTGGAAGATGTTGAAGAGGcagaaaataaagttaatagttGA